The Candidatus Binataceae bacterium genome contains the following window.
GCGCCACCTCGGCAAGTCTTGCTGATGCGCGCGTCGATGCCATGACGCTCAAGCCGCGAGCGCGAGGTATTTTTCGACGAGCCTCGCCTGATGCGACCATCCGGCTTCGTTGCGCGCAAACGCCGTCGCGCGGCGCGCGAGCGGGATTTGATCGAAGCCAGACTCGGTGATGGTGAGCCTGGTGCCGTCTGCCATCTCCTCGAGTTCGAAGGTGACCAGCGTGGTCGGCTCTTTCGAGTAGTCGATCGCGGGATCGAGCGCGTTCGGATGCCATCGGAACGAAAACAGCCGCATCGGCTCGATGCGATCGATTGAAAACTCGAAGGCCACGCCCGCATGCGACCTCTGCATCGCCGCAACTTCCTCATCGACCTTGGTTCCAACGAGCTTCCCATGCATGCGCGCGCCCGCGACGAACGGGCCATTGAACTTGACGCCGAACCAGGTACCGAACTGCTCCGAATCGCTGATCGCGCGCCACACACGCTCGCGCGGCGCGCGCAGAATCAAGCTTTTCTCGATCCGATCGGTGCTGTGCATATATGCAACCTCCAAGTTGCATAAATGATGACACCAGCCACGATATAGCGCAACCTCACGGTTGCGCAATTCCGATCGCTGCACACGATGCCGCCGCGATCGACAGACAGCTTCAATGCAAACGGTTTCAATGAAGGATCGCGGCCGACGTTCTGCTGCCCCTTCGCGTGCGGGAAGGGGTTAGGTCCACCTCCGGATTCTTCCTCCGAGGCCCCGGTTGCGCGGCGCCCAAATGATCGGTACCAATGAAGATTCGCGCGGCCGCCCACCAGCCGCGCTCTCACCGCCTCGCACGGTGGGCAGGTAGCTCAGTCGGTAGAGCAAAGGACTGAAAATCCTTGTGTCGACAGTTCGATTCTGTCCCTGCCCACCAAAAACTCGATTAGAGCAAAACGTAAAAGAGACTCGTAGTGTCGGCTGGCGCGCTCTGAAGCTATGAATCTGCTGTCCAGGCAACTAGACTGCGGCGGTCGCGATTCCACGCGTTTATCGATCGACGGAGGAAATACGCATGCGAGCGATAGTAGGTATTTCGACTTTGGCTCTCGCGGCAACGCTCTTGTGTGGCCGAACAGCTTTTGCGCAGCCGGTGAGCGGCGGACTCAATCAATTCAGGCTTTGCGGGCGCTATAGTTTCAGCTTTTCCGGGTTTGTGAGCGATAGCTTTCCGAGTCCTGTCGGCTATGTTTCGGGCGTCGGCCAGTTCACCTCGGACTGTCGCGGCGGTATCACCGGGATCGAGACCGAGAACCTCAACGGCACTATCTGCAAATACACCGTTGCTGGCACCTACCAAATCAATTCGGACGGCACGGGCGTGGACGCGTTGACGGCGACCCCAATCGGCGGTCCTTGCACTTCACCGGTTAGCTTTGCCCAATCGATCGCGGTCGCCAGCGGCGGCGCCATCGTGAAAGTCATCAGCGGAACAACCCAGCGAGGTACCAACCAGGTGACGATTCAACAGGAGTGGGTCCGGCAGTAACTTCAGGAGTTGCCCGGGATCGCCGCGAGCAAGGCCTTGGTCCGCGCCGTAATCGCGCTCTCCACGAGGTTGTCGGTGATTATATGGAGGCGATTGGCCTTTATTCCCGACAGCACCATCCTGCCCACTTCGTCGGGCGGCACGCCGCCCGCGAGGAAGCTCGTCGCGACGGCCAATGCTCTATTGCGGGTTTCGATTTGCTCGGTCGTCATTGCTCGCTGCCCCGCACCCGGCAAAGCAGCCTGAGCCGCGACGGTGTTCTGAACGATGTTCGTCGCAACCGGGCCCGGGCACAGCACGCTCATCCCGATGCCGAAAGGTTCCAGCTCGTTGCGCATCGATTCCGAGAGTCCGACCACGGCAAATTTCGAGGTGGTATAGAGATAGCCGCTCCCCACTGCCACCAGCCCCGCTCCCGAAGCTGTATTGACGATATGCGCCGCGGTCTTGCGCTCGATCATCCGCGGCACAAAGGTCTGGATACCATTGATGACGCCGTGCAGATTGATGCCGATGACCCAGTCCCAGAGCTCGTAGGTCATATGCGCAACGTTCGCGCTTCCCGCGACGCCTGCGTTGTTGCAAAGAATCGAAACCGGCCCGAGCCGCGATTCGACCTCGTCGGCGACACGCGCGTATGCGGCACGGTCGCGGACATCGAGCACGAACGTTTCGACGGACGTAACTTTGCCGAGTTCGGCACGGGCCGCAGTCAGGGACGGTTCGTCGACGTCCACCAGCGCGAGCTTCGCACCCTCGGCCGCGAACGCGCGGGCGATGCCAAGGCCGATACCCCGTGAGCCACCGGTTATAAAGGCTGTCTTTCCATCGATCCGTTCCATCAGTCACCTCATGGTTTGATCTAGTCTATTCAGACTACGGAGCCAATCGAGCGGATATTCGTGGCGCGCCTCATGCGCCTGACAAACGCGCGTCCGCCTGATAGTCACTGAAATCCGGTCGAATCTGATCGCACGGAGAGATGATGTCTGTGCAGCGAAAGAATGTCGTTATCGGGTTGCTAATCGTCGCGCCGCTGGCGATCGCGGCAATCGCGCGGGCGCAGCTTCTGGGCGGGCGGATCGGATCGCGGCTTGAGGGGATGCGCGATCGGATGTCGGACAAGGACAGTTCGATTCAATATAACCCGGCGGTGTTGCAGCCGGGCTCGCCGCGCCAGCAGGTCATCGCGGCCTTCGGCCCGCCCAACGCATCGCAGGGCCAGGGAACCGCGCGCGAGGACGTCTACGCCTTCTATCCCGACGGCTCCAAGTTCGTCGATCCTTCAGTCAGCGCCGGCACGATCGCCGCGGCGGTTTTCACGGCCGGAATATCGCTCGCGGTGCGCCAGGCGAAAATCACGATCAAGGAGCATCAGATTACGCTCTACCGCGTGCATTACGATTCGCAGGATCTGGTGAAAACGGTCAAGGTCGTGCCGCCGGACATGGGCAGCGAGCCCTCTCCCAACCCCACACCGCAACAGTCTCAGTACTGAATCGACGGCGCGCCCGGGTCACGATTCCAGCGCCGCGGCAAAGCCTCTGAGCGCCGCGGCCACGAATGCGCGCACACGCGCCGGATCCTTCCTGCCGCGCTGACCGGGAATGTCGGTGTGAGTGAATGAATCGACGCCCCATGGACGCACGACGGCGATCGCCTGCGCGACGTTGCCCGCCGTCAGTCCGCCCGCGATGATCACCGGGATTCGCGACTGTTCGACTACGGTGCGGCAGATCGACCAGTCATGGGTCTCACCGCTCGCGCCCTTGGCGCCCGAGTCCAGCATCAGGTAGTCAGCGCATTCCTGATGGGCGCGGGCTTCGCTCAGCGTCTCGCCGGTTCTCACCGCGATCGCGCGCATCACGCGCACCGGAGCGATTCTCTGGCGAATCCAGGCGCAGTCTTCGGGATCGATTTCGCGCGCCGCGATGTGGACGAAATCCGGGCGTACTTGATCGACGATTCGACAGATCTCCTCGCGATCGTCGGAGAGCGAAAGTGCGACGCCGCGCGCACGGGGACGCACGGCGGCGTGAATCTCGCGGGCGAGCGTCGCGTCGATCGCTTCCTCAATCACCCCAGGCTCGCTCACGACCACGCCAATCAGATCCGCGCCGCCATCCGCCGTCGCGATCGCGTCAGCGATCGAGGTCATGCTGTAAATCTGAACTACCATCGCGGCGCACTTCTCCAAGCCAGCTAATCGCAGATGGCGCGGCCCAATTCAAGCTCAGTTCATGCCGAGCGCATGCCGGACCTCGATTCGCGCGCGAGCGTAGTCACTCTCGAACTTTCTGTCCTGGAAGAACTGATTGTCGATTACGGAAGCCGAAATCCGGCCCGCCTCGATATCGGCCGGATAATGTACGCCGGCCACGATGCGATTCCTCGAATAGCTCGCGGCACGCTCGAAAATCGCCTGCGCCTTCTCGGGCACCATGTTGGCCAATACGATCGAGACGGCATAGGCGAACGTCGCATGGCCGCTCGGATAGGCGAAGTTCGGCCTCTGATCCACCAGCAACTTCACGCGCCGATCCGCGACGAAAGGCCGGCGGCGTTTGAAGTAATCCTTCGCGATCTGCAGTTCGTGGTCTTCGTCCTGGAAGATCCGGGCGAAAAACTCGCGCGCGAATGGCAGCGATTGGTAGTTGAACCCGGTGCCCATCACATCGGCGAAGCGAAACACTGAAATACAAGTGTCGGTCCTGGCGTCCTGGATCTCGGTCGGCGTCAGATTACGCTGCACGTCAAGAACGCCGTCCAGGTCGGCACGTCCGGCCGCTGAATCGGACCGCGGAGGCGGCGCAAGGATCCGGCTCAATTCGATCTTCGCTGGATCGCCATAGTAGGCGCGGTGATCGGAATCAGACCGTAAGCAGTGCTCATCGGCAGACGCACCACCAGCGAAAGCGCCCCACGCGATCCAGAGCAGAACCGGAAGCCACGTCAGCGCTGCCGACACGGATTTGCGACTATTCATCCGCTCAGGATTTCCTCATGGAACGGTACCGTTCGGGTCAGCAGTTACCCCGCCGAGCTTTGACGCTCGCCTATCTTATGCGGGCCGCCGAGCCAGGTCAGCGCGCAGAATGCGCCAATCCACGATCCCGCCGCCGCGAATATCACGTAAACCGGATTACCGGTGTAGCTGATAACGGCGAACGCCGCGAGCAGGTACCACATGCTGCTCCACGTCGCCGCCAGGACGCGCCGCCGCGCCGCGACCGCCGCGTTGAACAACACGTACACCGCGTCGGTCGTGGCGGTCGAGGCCATTACTCCAATCGCAATCCCTGGATTGATCGTCACCTGGCATTCCTCTCGTCTTCGGCTCGCGCCGCCGTCGAGCGTTGGTAGTCGAACGGCGAACTCGAGTCGAGGTTAATTGCCCGATTGTCGGACACTGCAATCCCAATTCGCGACATCCCCAATCATCACCGCATTTCGTTGATATGCGGGACGCGAGATTGGTTATGGCACATCCGATGCTCTCTTGATCGTTGGAGAATTGCCGCCGCCGGCAATCAATGAAGATGAAGCCACAACTCAGAGGCCAGCGCGGGCAAGTTCTGATGCTCATCCTGGTCGCCATGGTCGCGATCATCGGATGCGTCGCGATCAGCGGCGATATCGGTTACCTGCAATATGAAAGAGCCCAGATGCAAACGGCGGCCGACAGCGCCGCCATTGCCGCATCTCAGGAGTTGAACTATGGCGACGTAGTTGCCGCAGGTCAGGCCGACGCCGCAACCAACGGCTTCACCAACGGACAGAAGGGCGTTACCGTTACGATTAACAATCCGCCCAAGAGCGGCCCCAATACCGCCAACGACCAGTATGTCGAAGCGATCGTCGCGCAGCCGGTATCGACTTTTTTCCTCCGCGCGCTCGGTTTCACCTCGATCAATGTGTCGGCCCGGGCCGTTTCAGCGTTCGGAAACAGCCCCAACTGCATGTACATTACCGACCCGTCGGCGGCGAGCGCGATGCTCGTCAACGGGAACATAAATATCCAGAGCAGCTGCGGAATCCTGGTCGACTCGAGTAGTTCGACGGGCCTACTGGCTAATGGCAATATCACGATCGACGCACAGACTATTGGCGTTGTCGGCAATTATCTTGCCAATGGTAATGTTTCCCTGACGCCCACCCCCCGTACCGGGATGATCGCCGCAGCCGACCCCCTGGCTTACGTCTCGGCGCCGACCGTCGGCTCCTGTACTCACACTAATTTCACGCTGAATGGCAACAATGGCAGCCACTCCTCTTACTACCAGCTTTATCCCGGAGTTTACTGCGGCGGCATTCTTCTAAACGGAAATACTTACGCCAATTTCAACGCTGGCACATACATACTCGCCGGCGGCGGCATGACGGTCAACGGCAATGCCTGGCTCACCGGCGCCGGTATCACATTTTATAACACGACCGGTACCGGGGGATACCAGGCGATCACCTTGAACGGCAATACGCAGGCGAACTTCAGCGCGCCGACCTCCGGCGCGCTGGCGGGAATCCTGTTTTTTCAGGACCGATCAGTGAGCAGCTCCTCGCCAGGATCGATTATCAACGGCAATTCCAGCTCGACCTTTGACGGTGCGCTATATTTTCCCACGACGCAGCTAACCTACAACGGCAACAGTAGTTCGAGTGGCTACACGATCATTGTCGCCGACAAATTGCTTATCAACGGCAACTCCCACATGGGCAACAACTATTCGTCGCTCGCCGATGGTTCGCCAATCAAAGCTGCAACCTTGGCTGAGTGAGCATAGGGGGTTAGGATGCGGCGCTATAGCGAATCGGGAGTTCGATTCAGGCGGTTGCGAATGGCCGCGCACGGTCAGAGCGCTGTCGAGCTTTCGCTTAGCATCCCGCTGCTGGTTCTGCTGCTGCTCGCCGGGGTCGAGCTGGGGCGTATCTTCTACATCCAAATCTCAGTCTCAAATGCCGCCCGGGCCGCGGTTCAGTACGGCGGACAAAGCATCACGACCGCCAATGACAATAATGGGATGCAGAGCGCGGCCTTGGCCGATGCTCCGAATATAACCGGACTGACAGCGACCGCATCGCACTACTGTCAATGCGCCAACGGGAACAGTTCAACCTGCCTCGCGACGGATTGCGCAGGAAGCCATCGGCTGCTCTACGTCCAGGTTACCACCAGCGCGCTCTACACTCCGATGATGAACTACCCGGGCCTGCCCGGCGCGATGACGCTCACGGGCAAGGCGGTAATCCGAGTCCCGCAGTGAGGTCGAGCGGCACCATGAAAACTCAAGAGCGCAGATCGGGGCCAAAAGGCGGATGCGGCGCGACGGCTGTGGAGTTCGCATTGCTCGCGACGCCTTGCCTCATGTTGATTTTCGCCATAGTCAATTTCGCCGTCGCGCTTTATACTTATGATTTCGTCTGCTACACGGCGCAGGAGGCTGCCCGCTACGCGATCGTCAATGGGGCGACCAGCCCCAGTCCGGCAACTGCGGCGAATATTGAAACCTATGTCGACGGGCTCGTGGTTGGAGTGCTGAATACCAATCAGTTGAGCGTAAATACCACCTGGAACCCGAACAACAAGCCCGGCAGCGTGGTCACGGTGCAAGTAAGCTATGTCTATCAGCCGGTAGCCTCTTTCGTATCGTCGGCAAACATTACCATGACGAGAACCGCGGCGATGGTCATCTCTCAATAGCCAGTATCAAATAGCCAGTGGGATGAAGTCGGCTTCGCCGTGCGCCCCGAGTGGGACGCGCGGCGAAGTGTTATCTGGCACGGATTCCCGTTCAGAACGCTTTGTCTACCTTCGCGATCAGATCCAGAATGGCCTGGGCCAGCGGGCTGCGCACCGTGACCTGCACGCTCGATGTCGAGCCGTTGTTGGCCTCGTCCACACATTTGATGGCGATCGTGAACGTCCGCGGGAAGAGACCGACCGGCTGCGCGACGAGCGACACGGTAAGCGGACCGCCTATCGAGGCCGTGCCACCCGTCACGCCGGTGATAGTACATGCCGGTGGCATCGGATCGCAGGCATCGGCAACGGTCGGCACAACTGCGACGGGATCGGTCTTTCCATCCGGAGGCAACGCCGAGGGATTCGCCGCCACACTCGAGATAACCGGCGGCTTCGTATCCTGCACCGTCACGCTGGTCTGGCAGCTATTCACGTTGTTCGAGGTATCGGTAGCGGTGCAGGTGACCTGGGTAGTGCCGAGCCCAAAACTCGCGCCGGCCGGGGCGCACGACGGCGCTCCTTGCAGTCCGCAATTGTCAGTGGCGGTTGGCGCGCCAAGCATGACGGCAGTGCCACTCGGAGAGCCGCATTCTACGGTCTGCGCAGGTGGGCAGGTGATTTTCGGCTTTTCCTCATCCTTGGCCGTTACTGCCACGTGACATGCCGAGACCGGACGCGGCACCGCGGGCGATACTCCTGGTGCACCCGATGGACGAGCCGCGGGACCGACCAGCAACGCAACTTCGGTGGAAGTTCCCGCTGGAATCGCAGCCGCGGGCGCGACGGCTTCTGATGGCGCGGCAGCCGGGCTGAAGGTTGGATCCGACGAGCCGCTGTCAATCGCTGACGGACTCACGATTGCGGTGCACTTTCCTGGCGAGGTCCCGATCGTCACCGGTCCGTCCTGACAGCTCGCAATCGCGGGGAACAAGGGCGCTGCGCACTGATTGCTCCCGCCCTGCGCAGGCGTGACAACGATCTGGGCGATAGCATCCAAGCCGGACTCGGCGACGTACAGATTGCCGTCGGCGCCAAGCGTGAGGCCGGCCGGATCGGCGCCAGCCGTCAGCGCCGTCGACTCGCTAACCGCGCCCGTGCCGACATCGATACTGCCGACGACGTCGGTCACGGCCTCGGTGAACCAAATATTACAATCCGGGCCTGAGGTGATTCCGATCGGTACCGCGCCAGACTGCAGCGAGTACTCCTGCAGCACAGCACCGGCCTGCGCCCCCGTCATCGCCATCTTGGCGATCTTCTGAGTGCCCGGCTCCGTAAACCACAGGTTGCTGTCGCTACCCAGGGCGAGGCTGCTGGGAGCGCTGCACGCCGTGACCGGATATTCGGTGATCGCGTCAGTCACGGGGTCGATTCGGGCGATCTTGTCGACGCCGGTTTCGGCGAACCAGAGCGCGTTGTCGGTCCCCTCCACGATCCCGGTCGGCATCGGATTAGCGTCTGCGGGCTGGGCGAGCGCCGGCACGGCGGCGGAGAAAACGGCCTCGGCGGTCACGGACTGGATTCCGGCGGCGGTGGACAAAGTAATCCACATGTTACCGTCGGGACCAAGCGCGGCGTCGAACGGGCCGGTCAGCGTATCGCCAACTGGCAGCGGATGCTGAATCAACTCGAAGGTATCGGTGGCGTCGAAATTGAACTCATCGATCCGGTAGGCAGTCGCGCCGTTGGCGCCAAATTCTGCCACCCAGAACATCCCGTCGGGACCGAGCGCGATGCCGGCCGGCCCGCTGTTGGCGGGCAATCCCGTGGCGTCGCTCGGCGAAGTCACGAAGTCCATCGTCCCGGGATCGTAGAAGCCGACCTGGTTGCCGTTGAAGCTGGTGAAGAAGATCTTGCCCGACGGATGGGGCGCGACGAACACCGGTCCAGTCCCAAGCAGTGCCAGTACTTGCGCGGTCGTGAGCGTATTGCACGCTGACGTGGTCGATGTCGCGACCGCGCTCGGAAGCGAGGTTACGACTGCCGACGGCTGGACACCCGTCGCCACCGCGCTCGGAACTGCTACCGAACTGGCCCCGGCCCCCGGCAGTCCGCCGAGCGTTCCACCGTCGCCGGCTCCGGTCTCAGCCGCGGCAGGAGCCACGTCGACCGCGGCGAGGACCTGCCTTCTAACCGGTACGCCCGTCAGCCTCACCCCCGCTCCCATGGAACGGACGTCGGTACCCGACGCCGTGGCGCCGACAGTGGCAATCGCAGTCGGCGAGTTTACGTCCGACGCGGACGGGCCCGGCCCGGCGGCAGCGGCCTCGGGCGCTGGCATCGCGACCTCGACCACGTCGGCCGTAGGCTGCTGACCGCCATTGTTTTTCGCGCAGGCGCTGGCCAGTATTACTTGACAGCCAATTAATACTACAAATTGTAGACTTCGTGAGCGCAGTAATCCTCGTTTCATGCTCGAACCCCCGACCGTTGTCCAATTTTGAAATTGCGTGAGGCGCCAGTTTGACACGATCGCCGCACGGGCGATCATGACGCAGGTATTTTTTGCAACGCCGGCTACCTGAGGAGCGTCAAATTTGCACAGTTTTGTTAAATTATCCTACTTCTTGACGAGACGATGACTGCAAGGCTGCATCGCCGTGACAGGCAATCACTACGGGGTCCGCAAATCAGCGCCGCAAAGAGACGCTGGCGACACCATGACTGCCAATTGCGGCAGTCCGATGCGAAACGCTGCCATTACCGCATGCGCCGCCGGCGAGCGCGACCATTCGCGGGCGCGATCGAACGAAATGCCGCGATCCGCAATCGCGGCCTGCTACCCTCGTGTCCAGGAGTACGCGCAAAAGGAAACGCGGGAGCGCTGGAGGCCGGGCCTCCCGCGCTCCCGCGCAAGGCGGGCAAAGCTATTGCTGCGGTGCGGGCTCGCCGGGGCCGCGCACGAGCGGAACGAATTGCGCGAGCTGGCACTGCACCAGCGCATGCAGCTTGTTGTCGATCTGAAAGAAGCGCGTGGTCTTGATCTGCGAGATAATGGCGCGAAACTGCGGGATGTATTCCTTCTGCACGTCGACCCGCGCCTGCGCGATTTCCATGACCTCGTCGAGCTTGGCCTTGGCCGCCGCGTCGGTCATCGTGTTGTAGTTCTTGGCGAAATCCTTGATCTCGTTGAAATGACGATCTTCGATCTTATCCATCGCCTTTTCGTACTTGTCGTATAGCGGCCAGAACGCCGCCTGTTCCGACGAGCTGAGATTCATGTTCGCCCCGACCACCGCCTTCTGCTGTGCGCGCGCGGCGGCGATATCGAGCTGCTTCTGCGATTGCGCATGCGCGGCGGAACCGAATCCCGCCAGCCCCACTGCCACGAACGCGACGGCGAATCCGCCAACTATCTTCTTCAATGTCATGTAGCCCTCCCGCTACTGTCGAAATATTAACCCGCGCAGGATGCTCGTGGATTGAGGATTGAGAGTCAAGCGCCGCGGCGAGGCGGTATCAGCTTCATCGCGGCGAGTTTATCGAGTTCCGCCTCGACCGCCGCCACGCCACCATTGGCGAAGAGCATCATCAGGCGCTCCGCGCTCATGAAGCTGAGCATTATGCCGACTTTCGGATTATGCCGCGTTGTTCATGCCAACCCCTTTGAAATCTGGCATGGTAGGCGCGGCACATCGACATAATTCGGGACAGGCTTCTCTTGTTCGGAACTGAGTGACGACGCGACACTGATTGGACCGTCCGTTTCATGAATCAAATCTAGGCGGCAACTAAAGCCGTCATGAGGCCCGCATCATCTTCACCTACAAAGGCGAATGATCTGGTTCCGCTTTGCCCAGCTTTCGCGCCGCATGGCCGTTTCGACTGATAGTCGACGATGCGGAGAACTTTTTTGGGTCATTGTTAGCTTGACTTCTATCTAGCAAAACGGCTAAATACATCAACGATGGATGTCTTTGAGGCGTTGGCGGATCCCACTCGCCGCGAAATCATCGCCATGCTCGCCGTGAGCGAGCGCAATGCGGGCGAGATCGCCAGCCGTTTCGACATGGCGGGGCCGTCGGTGTCGCGGCATTTGAAAGTTCTCCGCGAGAGCGGGCTCATCACCTATCGCTCCGAAGCGCAGTCGCGAATCTACCAGCTCAACGCCGCGAGTTTGGATCAGGTGCAGCAATGGATGCAGGCGCAGATCGATCTCTGCCGCGAACGCTTCGACCGACTGGGTGCACATCTCGACCGAATAAAGAAAAGAGAGGCGAAAAATGCAAAAGATAAAAGACGCTGACCTTCCACGCTTCATCGATCGCTGGACGATCGAATATGTGCGCACTTACGCTCACCCGATCGAGCGGGTGTGGCGCGCGATCACCGATCCGCAGGAATTCGGCATCTGGTTCATTCCTGGCTCAATCGAACTCAAAGCCGGGGGCGCCTACGCCTTTGGCGGGGCCGAACCTGACTTTGCTGGCCAGATCGTGGCGATCGACCCGCCGCGCCTGATCCGTTTCAGTGGCGGACCGGGATACGACAACGCAAGGAAAGGCACTGAGAAGGGTTGGTTTCAGTTCGAACTCTCCGAGCTCAAGGGCGAAACGCGCATGGTGTTCAGGCAACACTTCGCGCCCGATTTCGC
Protein-coding sequences here:
- a CDS encoding SRPBCC family protein, which translates into the protein MHSTDRIEKSLILRAPRERVWRAISDSEQFGTWFGVKFNGPFVAGARMHGKLVGTKVDEEVAAMQRSHAGVAFEFSIDRIEPMRLFSFRWHPNALDPAIDYSKEPTTLVTFELEEMADGTRLTITESGFDQIPLARRATAFARNEAGWSHQARLVEKYLALAA
- a CDS encoding SDR family NAD(P)-dependent oxidoreductase → MERIDGKTAFITGGSRGIGLGIARAFAAEGAKLALVDVDEPSLTAARAELGKVTSVETFVLDVRDRAAYARVADEVESRLGPVSILCNNAGVAGSANVAHMTYELWDWVIGINLHGVINGIQTFVPRMIERKTAAHIVNTASGAGLVAVGSGYLYTTSKFAVVGLSESMRNELEPFGIGMSVLCPGPVATNIVQNTVAAQAALPGAGQRAMTTEQIETRNRALAVATSFLAGGVPPDEVGRMVLSGIKANRLHIITDNLVESAITARTKALLAAIPGNS
- a CDS encoding phosphoribosylanthranilate isomerase, with translation MVVQIYSMTSIADAIATADGGADLIGVVVSEPGVIEEAIDATLAREIHAAVRPRARGVALSLSDDREEICRIVDQVRPDFVHIAAREIDPEDCAWIRQRIAPVRVMRAIAVRTGETLSEARAHQECADYLMLDSGAKGASGETHDWSICRTVVEQSRIPVIIAGGLTAGNVAQAIAVVRPWGVDSFTHTDIPGQRGRKDPARVRAFVAAALRGFAAALES
- a CDS encoding phosphatase PAP2 family protein, translated to MNSRKSVSAALTWLPVLLWIAWGAFAGGASADEHCLRSDSDHRAYYGDPAKIELSRILAPPPRSDSAAGRADLDGVLDVQRNLTPTEIQDARTDTCISVFRFADVMGTGFNYQSLPFAREFFARIFQDEDHELQIAKDYFKRRRPFVADRRVKLLVDQRPNFAYPSGHATFAYAVSIVLANMVPEKAQAIFERAASYSRNRIVAGVHYPADIEAGRISASVIDNQFFQDRKFESDYARARIEVRHALGMN
- a CDS encoding pilus assembly protein TadG-related protein, yielding MKPQLRGQRGQVLMLILVAMVAIIGCVAISGDIGYLQYERAQMQTAADSAAIAASQELNYGDVVAAGQADAATNGFTNGQKGVTVTINNPPKSGPNTANDQYVEAIVAQPVSTFFLRALGFTSINVSARAVSAFGNSPNCMYITDPSAASAMLVNGNINIQSSCGILVDSSSSTGLLANGNITIDAQTIGVVGNYLANGNVSLTPTPRTGMIAAADPLAYVSAPTVGSCTHTNFTLNGNNGSHSSYYQLYPGVYCGGILLNGNTYANFNAGTYILAGGGMTVNGNAWLTGAGITFYNTTGTGGYQAITLNGNTQANFSAPTSGALAGILFFQDRSVSSSSPGSIINGNSSSTFDGALYFPTTQLTYNGNSSSSGYTIIVADKLLINGNSHMGNNYSSLADGSPIKAATLAE
- a CDS encoding TadE/TadG family type IV pilus assembly protein, whose translation is MAAHGQSAVELSLSIPLLVLLLLAGVELGRIFYIQISVSNAARAAVQYGGQSITTANDNNGMQSAALADAPNITGLTATASHYCQCANGNSSTCLATDCAGSHRLLYVQVTTSALYTPMMNYPGLPGAMTLTGKAVIRVPQ
- a CDS encoding TadE family protein, with protein sequence MKTQERRSGPKGGCGATAVEFALLATPCLMLIFAIVNFAVALYTYDFVCYTAQEAARYAIVNGATSPSPATAANIETYVDGLVVGVLNTNQLSVNTTWNPNNKPGSVVTVQVSYVYQPVASFVSSANITMTRTAAMVISQ
- a CDS encoding HYR domain-containing protein — protein: MPAPEAAAAGPGPSASDVNSPTAIATVGATASGTDVRSMGAGVRLTGVPVRRQVLAAVDVAPAAAETGAGDGGTLGGLPGAGASSVAVPSAVATGVQPSAVVTSLPSAVATSTTSACNTLTTAQVLALLGTGPVFVAPHPSGKIFFTSFNGNQVGFYDPGTMDFVTSPSDATGLPANSGPAGIALGPDGMFWVAEFGANGATAYRIDEFNFDATDTFELIQHPLPVGDTLTGPFDAALGPDGNMWITLSTAAGIQSVTAEAVFSAAVPALAQPADANPMPTGIVEGTDNALWFAETGVDKIARIDPVTDAITEYPVTACSAPSSLALGSDSNLWFTEPGTQKIAKMAMTGAQAGAVLQEYSLQSGAVPIGITSGPDCNIWFTEAVTDVVGSIDVGTGAVSESTALTAGADPAGLTLGADGNLYVAESGLDAIAQIVVTPAQGGSNQCAAPLFPAIASCQDGPVTIGTSPGKCTAIVSPSAIDSGSSDPTFSPAAAPSEAVAPAAAIPAGTSTEVALLVGPAARPSGAPGVSPAVPRPVSACHVAVTAKDEEKPKITCPPAQTVECGSPSGTAVMLGAPTATDNCGLQGAPSCAPAGASFGLGTTQVTCTATDTSNNVNSCQTSVTVQDTKPPVISSVAANPSALPPDGKTDPVAVVPTVADACDPMPPACTITGVTGGTASIGGPLTVSLVAQPVGLFPRTFTIAIKCVDEANNGSTSSVQVTVRSPLAQAILDLIAKVDKAF
- a CDS encoding metalloregulator ArsR/SmtB family transcription factor, translating into MDVFEALADPTRREIIAMLAVSERNAGEIASRFDMAGPSVSRHLKVLRESGLITYRSEAQSRIYQLNAASLDQVQQWMQAQIDLCRERFDRLGAHLDRIKKREAKNAKDKRR
- a CDS encoding SRPBCC domain-containing protein, with the protein product MQKIKDADLPRFIDRWTIEYVRTYAHPIERVWRAITDPQEFGIWFIPGSIELKAGGAYAFGGAEPDFAGQIVAIDPPRLIRFSGGPGYDNARKGTEKGWFQFELSELKGETRMVFRQHFAPDFAYTESPSEYLGGDLPVRGAPWKPGVVGGWHDIFDALHDHLSGIPIGSLLPSSEFGTVARYWTEEHRRIGEFSPEQAERYARLIRVYENYYEISVFYRAFIRDNCPPV